The proteins below are encoded in one region of Populus alba chromosome 2, ASM523922v2, whole genome shotgun sequence:
- the LOC118057709 gene encoding DEAD-box ATP-dependent RNA helicase 31 — protein sequence MPIKFLPPLRFLNPSLPVTRFPLLNVGLSLNTPRPIPIFSRVFPFKLKYLGFASQSSTRSFRPGPNRSRPDFSRLTGGGVERGESRPSKSLIEDEAELSDWVSDLRTNSIRGQVTSEDEPDSDMGRRSRSKSGRARETDSGGNKGGGAGGFSMKRRRESNSNEFSEPTRRRTESRFGSPTMNRGTVGLPKERRGRRERDLGVKRDGKGLRGKRGFIDDDAVDSGEDERKGLMQNLGGLITEEESDGDDDGGNDNGFFEKKALSSIGLENDFEVKDRPSLSANSDSFMSETRFDQCSISPLSLKGINHAGYEKMTVVQAATLPIILKGKDVLAKAKTGTGKTVAFLLPSIEVVVKSPPHDRDQKRPPILVLVVCPTRELATQAATEAKALLKYHPAIGVQVVIGGVRIALEQKSMQANLCQILVATPGRLKDHIENTAGFATRLMGVKVLVLDEADRLLDMGFRKDIEKIIAAIPKQRQTLLFSATVPEEVRQICNSALKRDHEFINTVQEGAEDTHSKVRQMHLVAPLDKQFPFLYAILKDHMADDPDYKVIVFCTTARVTGLVARLLGELKLNIREIHSRKAQTYRTRVSDEFRKSKGLILVTSDVSARGVDYPDVTLVIQVGLPASREQYIHRLGRTGRKGKEGEGVLLLAPWEEFFLSSVKDLPITKAPVPSIDPDTKKKMERALSQVDMNSKESAYQAWLGYYNSQKKVGNDKHRLVELANEFSRSMGLDTPPAIPKLVLGKMGLRNIPGLRSK from the exons ATGCCCATTAAATTCCTTCCACCTCTCCGTTTCCTTAACCCGTCTCTTCCCGTAACCCGTTTCCCTCTCCTGAATGTCGGACTCTCCCTAAATACCCCTCGGCCCATCCCCATTTTCTCTCGGGTCTTCCCTTTTAAACTCAAGTACCTAGGGTTTGCTTCTCAATCCTCCACCCGTTCATTTCGACCTGGACCAAACCGGTCAAGACCCGATTTCAGCCGCCTTACTGGTGGTGGAGTGGAGAGAGGAGAGTCTAGGCCTtctaagagtttaattgaagacgAGGCCGAACTCAGTGACTGGGTTAGTGACTTGCGGACTAACTCGATTCGTGGCCAAGTCACTAGCGAAGACGAGCCAGATTCTGATATGGGTCGTCGTTCCAGAAGTAAGAGTGGTCGCGCTAGAGAGACAGATAGCGGTGGCAATAAAGGTGGTGGTGCAGGGGGTTTTTCGATGAAGAGGAGAAGGGAGAGTAACTCGAATGAGTTTAGTGAGCCAACTCGAAGGAGAACTGAGTCCAGGTTTGGTTCGCCGACAATGAATCGAGGAACTGTGGGTTTACCAAAAGAGAGAAGAGGACGGAGAGAGAGGGATTTGGGTGTTAAGAGAGATGGTAAGGGATTAAGAGGCAAAAGGGgttttattgatgatgatgCGGTGGATAGTGGCGAGGATGAGAGAAAGGGGTTAATGCAGAATCTTGGGGGTTTAATTACCGAGGAAGAAAGCGATGGCGATGATGATGGAGGTAACGATAATGGGTTTTTTGAGAAAAAGGCACTGTCCTCTATTGGTTTGGAGAATGATTTTGAGGTGAAAGATAGGCCAAGTTTGTCTGCGAATTCTGATTCTTTTATGAGTGAGACTAG ATTTGATCAATGTTCAATTTCTCCATTGTCATTAAAAGGAATCAACCATGCTGGATATGAGAAAATGACAGTGGTCCAGGCGGCAACACTTCCTATTATACTCAAAg GTAAGGATGTTCTGGCCAAGGCTAAGACGGGCACGGGAAAAACTGTAGCTTTTTTG CTTCCTTCGATTGAAGTTGTTGTAAAATCTCCTCCTCATGATCGTGATCAAAAACGTCCCCCAATTCTTGTACTTGTCGTATGCCCGACGAGGGAGCTTGCAACTCAGGCCGCCACAGAAGCGAAGGCCCTGTTGAAGTATCACCCTGCTATTGGTGTTCAAGTTGTGATAGGAGGGGTGAGAATTGCTTTAGAGCAGAAAAGTATGCAAGCAAACCTTTGCCAG ATCCTTGTTGCTACACCTGGAAGGCTCAAAGATCATATTGAGAATACTGCAGGATTTGCAACGAGGCTGATGGGCGTGAAAGTCCTTGTACTTGATGAAGCTGATCGTTTGCTAGATATGGGATTTCGGAAAGATATTGAGAAAATAATTGCAGCTATTccaaaacaaagacaaacacTCTTGTTTTCTGCCACGGTTCCTGAAGag GTTCGCCAAATCTGTAACTCTGCTTTGAAAAGAGACCATGAGTTCATCAATACAGTTCAAGAGGGAGCTGAGGACACACATTCCAAG GTCAGACAGATGCATTTGGTTGCTCCATTAGACAAACAATTTCCTTTTTTGTATGCTATTTTGAAAGATCATATGGCAGATGACCCCGATTATAAG GTTATTGTTTTTTGTACTACTGCTAGAGTGACTGGACTGGTTGCCAGACTTCTTGGTGAACTGAAGTTGAATATCAGAGAGATCCATTCTAGAAAGGCTCAGACTTATAGGACCAGGGTTTCTGATGAGTTCCGCAAGTCAAAGGGCCTCATACTTGTGACTTCTGATGTATCTGCACGTGGAGTTGATTATCCAGATGTTACCCTTGTCATACAG GTTGGGTTACCGGCTAGTAGAGAACAGTATATACATCGACTTGGTAGAACTGGGCGTAAAGGTAAAGAAGGAGAAGGTGTTTTATTACTGGCACCTTGGGAGGAATTCTTTTTATCTTCTGTCAAGGATCTGCCAATAACAAAAGCTCCAGTGCCTTCAATAGACCCAGACACAAAGAAAAAG ATGGAACGGGCACTGTCCCAGGTGGACATGAATTCCAAAGAATCAGCATACCAGGCCTGGCTAGgttattacaattcacaaaaGAAAGTTGGCAATGACAAGCACAGGCTTGTGGAGCTTGCTAATGAGTTTAGCCGAAGCATGGGACTTGATACTCCTCCTGCCATTCCCAAACTCGTCCTTGGCAAGATGGGTCTCAGGAATATTCCTGGCTTGCGCTCGAAGTAG